A genomic window from Tolypothrix sp. PCC 7910 includes:
- a CDS encoding serine/threonine protein kinase: MIGRLLDQRYQVVELLGKGGFGHTYVALDTRRPGNPTCIVKHLKPISSDREFLLTARHLFNREAESLENLGHHDQIPRLLAYFEEEEEFYLVQELIAGNPLSSEMAAGRWNEAQVIQLLQDVLPILEFIHNQGVIHRDIKPDNLIRRTADNKIVLVDFGAVKQVKSYSLMTPEQLQNDTVAVGTPGYMPSEQGQGRPRPCSDIYALGMTCIQALTGLNPKQFGEDATSGEILWQHHAQVSEQLASVLNKMVRHYFKFRYQSATEALQAVATITNANTPAAVAAVVGQVMGHYLKDGYVTATKVMHYLQELAKPSYTPPANGTNSATPQAFTNASTLRAPEAEHQLSTTTLNNPTRSPSSLQPGWGSVAQSPKKLRWLIGSGAAIALVAMGIVSANNSQKAASKPAHNEVQPVANAKTPTNKPAAEQKQGCLVIVSSSNLRSLSGSGQRKTGKVVKAGTQVTTTGRTEGGWIEINSPEPGWIWKSRTRDSCRK; this comes from the coding sequence ATGATCGGCAGATTACTAGACCAGCGTTACCAAGTGGTCGAATTATTAGGCAAAGGCGGATTTGGTCATACTTATGTAGCCTTAGACACTCGCCGTCCTGGAAACCCCACTTGTATTGTCAAACATCTCAAACCTATTAGTAGCGATCGCGAATTCTTGCTAACGGCGAGACATTTGTTTAATAGGGAAGCTGAAAGTTTAGAAAATCTCGGTCATCATGACCAAATTCCTCGGCTTTTAGCTTACTTTGAGGAAGAAGAAGAATTCTATTTAGTACAGGAATTGATTGCTGGCAATCCACTGTCATCGGAAATGGCAGCAGGTAGGTGGAATGAAGCGCAGGTAATTCAACTGCTACAAGATGTTTTACCTATTTTAGAATTTATACATAATCAAGGTGTAATTCACCGAGATATAAAACCAGATAACTTAATCCGCCGTACTGCTGACAATAAAATAGTATTGGTTGATTTTGGCGCAGTCAAGCAAGTAAAAAGCTACTCACTGATGACTCCAGAGCAGCTACAAAATGATACAGTTGCAGTTGGTACTCCTGGGTATATGCCGAGTGAACAAGGGCAAGGTAGACCGCGTCCTTGTAGTGACATTTATGCACTAGGCATGACTTGCATTCAAGCGCTGACAGGCTTAAATCCGAAGCAATTTGGCGAAGACGCGACTAGTGGCGAAATATTATGGCAGCATCACGCCCAAGTTAGTGAGCAATTAGCATCTGTGTTAAATAAAATGGTGCGGCATTACTTTAAATTCCGTTACCAATCAGCCACCGAAGCACTGCAAGCAGTGGCTACAATTACCAATGCTAATACACCCGCAGCTGTAGCAGCTGTCGTAGGTCAAGTGATGGGTCACTATTTAAAAGATGGCTATGTGACTGCAACCAAAGTCATGCACTATCTGCAAGAACTGGCTAAACCTAGCTATACTCCCCCAGCTAACGGTACAAATAGCGCTACACCACAAGCATTTACAAATGCTTCTACTTTACGTGCCCCTGAGGCAGAGCATCAACTTTCAACTACTACTTTAAATAATCCCACGCGATCGCCTAGCAGTTTACAACCAGGCTGGGGTTCTGTAGCTCAATCACCCAAAAAATTGCGCTGGCTGATTGGTTCTGGTGCTGCGATCGCATTAGTTGCTATGGGGATTGTATCGGCTAATAACTCCCAAAAAGCTGCCTCCAAGCCTGCTCACAATGAAGTTCAGCCAGTCGCAAATGCAAAGACTCCCACAAATAAACCTGCTGCTGAACAGAAACAAGGCTGTCTAGTAATTGTGAGTTCCTCAAACTTACGTTCTTTATCTGGTTCCGGACAGCGCAAAACAGGGAAAGTAGTAAAAGCTGGTACTCAGGTAACAACCACTGGGAGAACCGAAGGTGGCTGGATAGAAATTAATTCTCCCGAACCTGGCTGGATTTGGAAAAGCCGCACGCGGGATAGTTGTAGGAAGTAG
- a CDS encoding thiol-disulfide oxidoreductase DCC family protein, giving the protein MPSPNIQTHSYDAVASPSWQIELLYDGDCPLCMREVNFLQKRDAGRGLVNFVDIADDNYNPKVHGGVDYETAMGRIHAVLPDGTLVKNVEVFRRIYEILGMGWVYSLTKLPLIGAIADFLYGIWANWRLAVTGRPNLKTIITQRQQKIACNTEGRCR; this is encoded by the coding sequence ATGCCCTCACCTAATATCCAAACTCACAGTTATGATGCAGTGGCTTCACCTTCATGGCAAATCGAACTGCTGTATGACGGTGACTGTCCTTTGTGTATGCGCGAAGTGAATTTTCTGCAAAAACGTGATGCGGGGCGAGGATTGGTGAACTTTGTAGATATTGCAGACGATAACTACAACCCCAAAGTGCATGGTGGAGTTGATTATGAAACCGCAATGGGTCGCATCCATGCAGTATTACCAGATGGCACACTGGTGAAAAATGTAGAAGTATTTCGCCGTATTTACGAAATTTTAGGTATGGGCTGGGTATATAGCCTCACTAAGTTACCGCTAATTGGCGCGATCGCAGATTTTCTCTATGGAATTTGGGCAAACTGGCGACTAGCTGTCACAGGAAGACCTAACTTAAAAACAATCATCACCCAACGTCAACAAAAAATTGCCTGTAATACCGAAGGGCGTTGTCGGTAA
- a CDS encoding tetratricopeptide repeat protein: protein MQLRLIAASLLLTLTPPSLLFYTATSILAQAPTPTAEEKITEAITLNNNGEGIVYKDLVGLSDLQAGLEQFQQALAIFKKYNAKAGEANSLTNIGYVYLRKGEYSKALDFLQQSLAIRKQTRDRQNEWIPLSYIGEAYINLGQYPKALDAYQSTLTILKELRAANPKDSSYSTSQKGMLANTGALYFRMGQYQKALELYQQTLAIQKADSDRIGSADTLNNMGVVYINLGNYTQALDSYQQALTTVQDFCYKEKLTCYYGSEAAILNNLSSAYFSLGQYQKSLELADKSANIYKKFRTGEYKGTNKQDIQLLYDALGQNPQALQQITSRAVVGDAFGKDSFQFQGEALNLNNIGQIYFSQGKYDQALKLYQQALDIYKQNNYPAGIAVTQNNIGNIYANTGKYAPAIESNQQALTNYRAVGDRTGEGVTFSNLGQIYQKQNQYDKALGLYQQALAIHREVSDQVSETATLKYLGDVLAQQNQPQLAIAFYKQSVNLTETIRQSLRVVPTDIQKSYTETVADRYRRLADLLLKQNRSSEAQQVLDLLKIQEVKDFIGNSTVNSPKIVNNPPKITNPQRGIGNNDLQTAQNLPLKPQEQEISQKYTAIQDKVILLGKELTSLRKINPKERTSAQEKRIAELVKLEQDSTAEFNKFIKNPAVVALVQQLSVTSNQENLNLRQLNAIRDNLRQLHHKAVLLYPLVLEDRLELVIVTADAPPIHRTVKVTQAELNKTIEEYRKTIVVTHKNIKEPALKLYNWLIKPIENDLKQADAKSIIYAPDGQLRYIPLAALYDGKDWLVQRFVVNNITSASLTKFDNKPANNINVLAAAFTKGEYTVKVASRDENFSGLEFAKVEVENLAKTIPGTKILLDNLFSPAATIPQMNDYKIVHLATHGLLVKDNPEDSFILFGNGQQVTLREIENWSLPNVDLVVLSACQTGLGDKLGNGQEILGLGYQFQLTGAKASIASLWSVSDGGTQALMNVFYQVLRSGNLTKAEALQKAQIALITGNYAGLNKTTEIASVRNKSSRNLSAGSKSEFSHPFYWAPFILIGNGL, encoded by the coding sequence ATGCAACTACGTTTAATTGCTGCAAGCCTACTACTGACTTTAACTCCGCCATCTTTGCTCTTTTATACTGCAACATCAATTCTCGCTCAAGCACCAACACCAACTGCAGAAGAAAAGATTACAGAGGCGATTACGCTGAATAATAACGGTGAAGGTATCGTATATAAAGATTTAGTCGGTTTAAGTGACTTACAAGCCGGGTTAGAACAGTTCCAGCAAGCGTTGGCTATTTTCAAAAAATATAATGCAAAAGCTGGGGAAGCTAACAGTCTGACCAATATTGGCTATGTTTATTTACGTAAAGGCGAATATTCCAAGGCGTTAGATTTTTTGCAACAGTCTTTGGCTATTCGTAAACAAACACGCGATCGCCAAAATGAATGGATACCTCTGTCCTATATAGGTGAAGCATATATTAATCTGGGTCAATATCCCAAGGCGCTAGATGCTTATCAATCAACTTTAACTATTCTCAAAGAACTCCGCGCCGCTAACCCCAAGGATTCCAGCTACTCTACCAGTCAGAAAGGAATGTTGGCTAATACAGGGGCATTGTATTTCAGGATGGGTCAATATCAAAAGGCACTGGAGCTTTATCAACAAACCTTAGCAATCCAAAAAGCAGATAGCGATCGCATTGGTAGCGCTGATACTCTCAATAATATGGGAGTTGTTTACATCAATTTAGGCAACTACACTCAAGCGCTAGATTCCTACCAACAAGCTTTAACCACTGTTCAAGACTTCTGCTATAAAGAAAAATTAACTTGCTATTACGGTAGCGAAGCCGCAATTTTAAATAATCTTTCCAGTGCTTACTTTAGTTTAGGGCAATATCAAAAATCCTTAGAGTTAGCGGATAAATCTGCGAATATTTACAAAAAATTCCGCACTGGGGAATATAAAGGAACAAATAAACAAGATATCCAGTTACTCTACGACGCTTTAGGACAAAATCCCCAAGCTTTGCAACAAATTACCAGCCGCGCGGTTGTTGGCGATGCATTTGGTAAGGATTCTTTTCAATTCCAAGGCGAAGCACTCAACCTGAATAACATCGGACAAATTTACTTTAGCCAAGGTAAATATGACCAAGCGCTGAAACTATATCAACAAGCTTTAGATATTTACAAACAAAACAATTATCCTGCAGGTATTGCGGTCACACAAAATAATATTGGCAATATTTACGCCAATACAGGCAAATATGCCCCAGCAATCGAATCGAACCAGCAAGCTTTGACTAATTATAGAGCAGTAGGCGATCGCACTGGTGAAGGGGTGACATTCAGCAATCTGGGACAGATTTACCAAAAACAAAACCAATACGACAAGGCTTTAGGACTTTATCAGCAAGCTTTGGCTATACACCGGGAAGTTAGCGATCAAGTCAGTGAAACCGCTACTCTGAAATATCTTGGTGATGTACTCGCACAACAAAATCAACCACAATTAGCGATCGCATTCTACAAACAATCAGTCAACCTTACCGAAACCATTCGCCAAAGTCTGCGTGTCGTTCCCACAGATATCCAAAAGTCATATACCGAAACTGTTGCTGACAGATATCGCCGTTTAGCCGATTTATTACTCAAACAAAATCGCTCATCCGAAGCACAACAAGTTTTAGATTTATTAAAAATACAGGAAGTTAAAGATTTTATTGGCAATAGTACAGTAAATAGCCCAAAAATTGTCAATAATCCCCCTAAAATCACCAATCCTCAACGCGGGATAGGTAATAACGATTTGCAGACAGCGCAAAACTTACCTCTCAAACCCCAAGAACAAGAAATATCGCAAAAATATACTGCTATTCAAGATAAAGTGATTCTTTTAGGTAAAGAACTCACAAGTCTGCGGAAAATTAATCCTAAAGAACGCACATCTGCTCAAGAAAAACGGATTGCTGAACTGGTGAAACTTGAGCAGGATAGTACTGCTGAGTTCAATAAATTTATCAAAAACCCGGCTGTGGTAGCGCTGGTGCAACAATTATCTGTAACTTCCAACCAAGAAAATCTGAATTTACGACAACTCAATGCTATTCGAGATAACTTGCGCCAGTTACATCATAAAGCTGTATTACTTTATCCCTTGGTTTTAGAAGATAGATTAGAGTTAGTCATTGTCACTGCAGATGCACCACCGATACATCGCACAGTTAAAGTTACACAAGCAGAGTTAAATAAAACAATTGAAGAGTATCGCAAAACAATAGTAGTTACCCACAAAAATATTAAAGAACCTGCGCTGAAACTATATAACTGGTTAATTAAGCCCATAGAAAATGACTTAAAGCAAGCCGATGCTAAATCAATTATTTATGCTCCTGATGGACAGCTGAGATATATTCCTTTAGCAGCACTATATGATGGTAAAGATTGGCTAGTACAACGTTTTGTAGTTAATAACATCACATCAGCTAGCCTCACCAAATTTGACAACAAACCAGCGAACAATATTAACGTTCTAGCTGCTGCTTTTACTAAAGGCGAATATACAGTCAAAGTTGCCAGCCGCGACGAGAATTTTAGTGGTTTGGAGTTTGCTAAAGTAGAAGTAGAAAACTTAGCTAAGACAATTCCTGGTACTAAGATATTATTAGATAATCTTTTTAGCCCCGCCGCCACAATTCCTCAGATGAATGATTACAAAATTGTGCATTTGGCAACACATGGGCTACTAGTTAAAGATAATCCAGAAGATTCATTTATTCTCTTTGGTAATGGACAACAGGTAACTCTACGCGAGATAGAAAATTGGTCTTTACCAAATGTTGATTTAGTCGTTTTGAGCGCTTGTCAAACAGGCTTGGGCGATAAATTAGGTAATGGACAAGAAATTCTAGGATTAGGATATCAGTTTCAACTCACGGGCGCAAAAGCTTCTATAGCTTCATTATGGTCTGTATCTGATGGTGGTACACAAGCTTTAATGAATGTTTTTTATCAAGTTTTGCGATCGGGTAATCTCACCAAAGCTGAAGCTTTACAAAAAGCCCAAATTGCCTTAATCACAGGTAATTATGCTGGACTGAATAAAACCACAGAAATAGCTAGCGTACGAAATAAAAGTAGTCGTAATTTAAGTGCTGGCTCGAAGAGTGAATTCAGCCATCCCTTTTATTGGGCACCCTTTATCCTAATTGGTAATGGACTGTAA
- a CDS encoding helix-turn-helix transcriptional regulator translates to MKQKAKPRIALLREKAGLTQLELSRLVGVTESTIQNWESGRTGTDHIERIVRFCKALNCQVEDLIEYMSESPETSGAPPSSLSQIHNLLGTENPAPTLSSNAEVAPTQHATSS, encoded by the coding sequence GTGAAACAAAAAGCAAAACCAAGGATCGCTTTGCTTCGTGAAAAGGCAGGGCTAACCCAGCTTGAGTTGTCGCGTCTTGTTGGCGTGACTGAAAGCACTATCCAGAACTGGGAAAGTGGCAGGACTGGAACGGATCATATTGAAAGAATTGTTAGGTTTTGTAAGGCTCTTAATTGCCAAGTAGAAGACCTAATTGAGTATATGAGCGAGTCACCAGAAACATCCGGCGCTCCACCAAGTTCGTTAAGTCAAATACACAATCTCTTAGGAACTGAGAACCCTGCCCCTACTCTCAGTTCTAATGCTGAAGTTGCACCAACGCAACACGCTACAAGTAGCTGA
- the gatB gene encoding Asp-tRNA(Asn)/Glu-tRNA(Gln) amidotransferase subunit GatB, translating into MTSATTVKTEYEAIIGLETHCQLSTNTKIFSSSSTAFGGDPNTNIDPICMGLPGVLPVLNQKVLEYAVKAGLALNCQIAKYSKFDRKQYFYPDLPKNYQISQYDLPIAEHGWLEIELVDADGNPTRKRIGITRLHMEEDAGKLVHAGSERLSGSTYSLVDYNRAGVPLVEIVSEPDLRTGQEAAEYAQELRRVLRYLGVSDGNMQEGSLRCDVNISVRPVGQKEFGTKVEIKNMNSFNAIQRAIEYEIERQIAAVEAGERIIQETRLWEEGSQRTISMRTKEGSSDYRYFPEPDLAPIEVSNEQLDGWRSELPELPAQKRHRYESELGLSAYDTRVLTEDRPVADYFEAAIAAGANAKAAANWITQDIAAYLNKQKLSISEIALTPQSLADVIVRIEKGKISNAQAKQKLPDLLNGVPPEKAFAGQELIGDPAVLQPIVDEVIAANPKELEKYRNGNVNLKGFFVGQVLKKTEKRADPKLTNELVEKALNS; encoded by the coding sequence ATGACTTCTGCTACAACTGTAAAAACTGAATACGAAGCGATTATTGGTTTAGAAACCCATTGTCAGCTGAGTACCAACACCAAGATTTTCTCTAGCAGCTCTACAGCATTCGGTGGTGACCCCAATACTAACATTGACCCGATTTGTATGGGTTTACCTGGGGTTTTACCTGTACTCAACCAAAAAGTACTAGAATATGCTGTCAAAGCAGGTTTGGCATTGAATTGCCAAATCGCCAAATATAGCAAATTTGACCGTAAACAGTATTTTTATCCAGATTTACCCAAAAATTACCAAATATCGCAATATGACTTACCAATCGCTGAACATGGTTGGTTAGAAATTGAATTGGTAGATGCTGATGGTAACCCCACTCGCAAACGGATTGGGATTACACGGCTGCATATGGAAGAAGATGCAGGTAAATTAGTACACGCTGGGAGTGAGCGCCTTTCCGGTTCTACCTATTCCTTGGTAGATTACAATCGCGCGGGTGTACCCTTGGTAGAAATTGTTTCGGAACCTGATTTACGTACTGGACAAGAAGCCGCAGAATATGCTCAAGAATTACGTCGGGTTTTACGGTATCTGGGCGTAAGTGATGGCAATATGCAAGAAGGTTCTCTACGTTGCGATGTCAACATCTCTGTCCGTCCCGTAGGACAAAAAGAGTTTGGCACAAAAGTAGAGATTAAAAACATGAACTCATTCAACGCCATCCAAAGGGCGATTGAATACGAAATTGAACGCCAAATTGCTGCTGTAGAAGCAGGCGAACGCATTATTCAAGAAACTCGGCTGTGGGAAGAAGGTTCGCAACGTACAATTAGTATGCGGACTAAGGAAGGTTCTAGCGATTACCGCTATTTCCCCGAACCAGATTTAGCACCGATTGAGGTTTCTAACGAACAATTAGATGGTTGGCGCAGCGAACTTCCCGAACTACCCGCGCAAAAACGCCATCGTTATGAAAGTGAGTTAGGGCTTTCGGCTTACGATACCAGAGTATTGACAGAGGATCGTCCTGTAGCTGACTATTTTGAAGCTGCGATCGCAGCTGGTGCAAATGCTAAAGCCGCAGCAAACTGGATTACTCAAGATATTGCAGCTTATTTGAATAAGCAAAAACTCAGCATTAGCGAAATTGCTTTGACTCCCCAAAGTCTCGCTGATGTGATTGTTCGCATTGAAAAAGGTAAAATCAGCAACGCTCAAGCTAAACAAAAGTTACCAGATTTGCTCAATGGTGTTCCTCCAGAAAAAGCTTTTGCGGGACAAGAACTGATCGGTGATCCAGCTGTGTTACAACCTATCGTTGATGAAGTGATCGCCGCCAATCCCAAAGAACTGGAAAAATACCGCAACGGTAATGTGAACCTCAAAGGCTTCTTTGTAGGACAAGTTCTGAAAAAGACCGAAAAACGCGCTGATCCAAAGCTGACTAATGAATTGGTTGAGAAAGCGTTAAACTCTTAG
- a CDS encoding NAD(P)H-quinone oxidoreductase subunit 4, with product MIADQFPWLTAIVLLPLVASLLIPVLPDKDGKRVRWYALGVGIADFVLMCYAFWKHYDTSSASFQLVESYAWMPQLGLSWAVSVDGLSFPLVLLAGFVTTLSMFSAWRVDRRPKLFYFLMLVLYAAQIGVFVAKDLLLFFIMWEVELIPVYLLVCIWGGQKRRYAATKFLLYTAAASIFILVAALAMALYGGGTMTFDITALGMKDYPIALELLLYAGLLIAFGVKLAIFPMHTWLPDAHGEASAPVSMILAGVLLKMGGYGLIRLNLELLPNAHVYFAPVIAILGVVNIIYGALNSFAQTNMKRRLAYSSISHMGFVLLGIASFTDLGINGAMLQMISHGLIASLLFFLAGVTYDRTHTMAMNEMGGMGQAMPKVFALITIGAMASLALPGMSGFAGELSVFLGVTTSDVYSSTFCTVTVFLAAVGVILTPIYLLSMLRQVFYGTGKALTCDLTDAGFKNQEADEAVCFGTDCVLPTEAVYRDANLREVFIAACFIVLIVGIGFYPKVAMQMYDVKTVAVNTQVRQSYTIISQANPRIYASGLLAPSIAEPEVAPVLATMK from the coding sequence ATGATAGCGGATCAATTTCCTTGGCTTACCGCGATTGTCCTACTACCGCTGGTTGCTTCCCTGCTCATCCCTGTGCTGCCTGATAAAGATGGCAAGCGCGTGCGGTGGTATGCCCTAGGTGTAGGTATCGCAGATTTTGTTTTGATGTGCTACGCCTTTTGGAAGCATTACGATACCAGTAGTGCTAGTTTTCAACTCGTGGAAAGTTATGCCTGGATGCCGCAGTTAGGCCTTAGCTGGGCTGTATCGGTCGATGGGTTATCATTCCCGTTGGTCTTGCTAGCAGGCTTTGTCACAACACTGTCAATGTTTTCCGCTTGGCGAGTTGATCGCAGACCCAAGTTATTTTACTTTCTAATGCTGGTGTTGTATGCAGCACAGATAGGGGTATTTGTTGCTAAAGACTTGCTACTGTTTTTCATCATGTGGGAAGTCGAGTTAATTCCTGTCTATCTACTCGTCTGCATTTGGGGTGGACAGAAGCGTCGTTACGCAGCCACAAAATTCTTACTTTATACAGCAGCTGCTTCTATATTTATTCTCGTGGCAGCGCTAGCAATGGCGCTCTACGGTGGCGGTACAATGACCTTTGATATCACCGCCTTGGGGATGAAAGATTACCCAATCGCTCTAGAATTACTGTTATATGCAGGATTGTTAATTGCTTTTGGTGTCAAACTGGCTATTTTCCCGATGCACACTTGGTTGCCTGATGCTCACGGTGAAGCATCTGCGCCTGTATCGATGATTTTGGCAGGTGTGCTGTTGAAAATGGGCGGTTATGGATTAATTCGCTTAAATCTTGAGCTTTTACCCAATGCCCACGTCTACTTTGCACCAGTAATTGCCATTCTTGGTGTAGTCAACATTATTTATGGTGCGTTGAATTCCTTTGCCCAAACAAATATGAAGCGTCGCTTGGCGTACTCTTCAATTTCTCACATGGGTTTTGTCTTGCTGGGAATTGCATCCTTCACCGATTTGGGAATCAACGGTGCGATGTTACAGATGATTTCCCACGGTTTGATTGCATCGCTGTTATTCTTCCTAGCAGGGGTAACTTATGACCGTACCCACACAATGGCGATGAACGAGATGGGTGGTATGGGTCAAGCAATGCCCAAAGTATTTGCTTTAATCACTATCGGTGCGATGGCTTCCTTGGCGCTTCCGGGTATGAGTGGTTTTGCTGGTGAACTATCGGTGTTCTTGGGTGTGACAACTAGCGATGTTTACAGTTCTACCTTCTGCACAGTTACAGTTTTCTTGGCTGCAGTAGGGGTGATCCTCACACCAATTTATCTGCTTTCCATGTTGCGCCAAGTGTTCTATGGCACTGGTAAAGCGCTTACCTGCGACCTAACAGATGCAGGCTTTAAGAATCAGGAAGCAGATGAAGCGGTTTGTTTTGGTACAGATTGTGTTCTACCTACTGAAGCAGTATATAGAGATGCTAATCTGCGCGAAGTGTTTATTGCTGCTTGCTTTATAGTGCTGATTGTTGGGATTGGCTTCTATCCCAAGGTAGCTATGCAAATGTACGATGTGAAGACTGTAGCAGTGAATACTCAGGTTCGCCAATCTTATACCATCATCTCACAAGCTAACCCCCGAATTTATGCTAGTGGATTGTTAGCACCTAGTATTGCAGAACCTGAGGTAGCTCCTGTTTTGGCAACGATGAAGTAA
- a CDS encoding adenylate/guanylate cyclase domain-containing protein — translation MTELKLRLQDGDTETVVSVDQDVFTIGRLPECNLYLPSGGVSRTHAQIVKTGDDVWTIEDLGSKNGTQVNERLLTRPQQLHHGDVVWLGNVSLVVLLITPHTESVIEQSPTTNDADQKTILRNVKQLRQQWIEADSKDGDINNKDKTIARLKDLVDIAKNLCAATSIEEIFFQVQQVVFRYLDSIDRLALLIDVSGCGNLELINAATRNITQQENLPPDGSWISRSICQKVFEEKVVIQSADTHKDERFAGEHSILVKGIRSVMAVPLWDENKVVGVLYADAHLSSYHWANEGEEELSFFSALANLVASSVQRWLLLDRLKQEEVIRHRLERYHSPAVVQQLISVGKLPDGRLPPEESEISILFADLVGFTAISERVTPTAIAQLLNSLFEEMLQEVFTYGGTLDKYIGDCIMAFFGAPEPQPDHAERATAAAKGMLTRLERLNLNGFWQEPLQLRIAVNSGKAVVGDVGSSQRVEYTALGATINLAARMEPICPTGECVISEETYNMLSQPIDFHEMGSYTFKGINRLVKVYQTKMQGNS, via the coding sequence ATGACTGAACTCAAACTACGTCTACAAGATGGAGATACTGAAACCGTTGTTTCAGTGGATCAAGATGTATTTACTATCGGCAGGTTACCAGAATGTAACTTATACTTGCCTTCTGGCGGAGTTTCCCGGACTCATGCTCAAATTGTGAAAACGGGTGATGATGTGTGGACTATTGAGGATTTGGGTAGCAAAAATGGCACACAGGTAAATGAACGTTTGCTGACTCGTCCGCAACAGCTGCATCACGGAGACGTTGTTTGGTTGGGTAATGTGAGTTTAGTAGTGTTGTTGATCACTCCTCATACAGAGTCAGTAATTGAGCAGAGTCCAACTACAAATGATGCCGATCAAAAAACCATATTACGTAACGTCAAGCAACTACGACAGCAATGGATAGAAGCTGATAGCAAAGATGGCGATATTAATAATAAGGATAAAACCATTGCTAGGTTGAAAGATTTGGTAGATATTGCCAAAAATCTCTGTGCAGCCACTTCCATAGAAGAGATTTTCTTCCAGGTACAACAAGTCGTTTTCCGTTACCTAGATAGTATTGATCGCTTGGCATTATTAATAGATGTCAGTGGCTGCGGTAATCTAGAGTTAATCAATGCTGCGACTCGCAACATCACCCAACAGGAAAATCTTCCACCTGACGGTAGTTGGATCAGCCGTAGTATCTGTCAAAAAGTATTTGAAGAAAAAGTTGTTATTCAATCTGCTGATACCCATAAAGATGAACGCTTTGCTGGAGAACACAGCATTTTAGTAAAAGGTATTCGCAGTGTGATGGCGGTGCCTTTATGGGATGAAAATAAAGTAGTGGGCGTTCTCTACGCTGATGCTCATCTTTCTTCTTACCATTGGGCGAATGAAGGTGAAGAAGAACTCAGCTTTTTTTCGGCTTTAGCCAACCTTGTGGCTTCTAGCGTCCAACGCTGGCTATTGCTAGATAGACTCAAACAAGAAGAAGTAATTCGGCACAGATTAGAACGTTATCATTCCCCGGCTGTGGTTCAGCAGTTAATTTCTGTAGGTAAATTACCAGATGGACGTTTACCCCCCGAAGAAAGCGAAATTAGCATTTTATTCGCAGATTTGGTAGGTTTCACCGCTATTTCGGAAAGAGTCACACCAACTGCGATCGCGCAATTACTTAATAGCTTATTTGAAGAAATGCTACAAGAGGTATTTACCTATGGCGGCACTTTAGATAAATATATTGGTGATTGTATTATGGCGTTCTTTGGCGCTCCAGAACCACAACCAGATCATGCCGAGCGCGCCACTGCAGCGGCTAAAGGGATGCTAACTCGCTTAGAACGTCTTAATCTCAATGGTTTTTGGCAAGAACCGCTACAATTACGCATCGCTGTGAATAGCGGTAAGGCAGTTGTGGGAGATGTTGGCAGTTCTCAACGGGTAGAGTATACAGCTTTAGGCGCTACTATTAACCTCGCCGCCCGTATGGAACCAATTTGTCCCACTGGTGAATGCGTAATTAGTGAAGAAACTTACAATATGCTTTCCCAACCTATAGACTTTCATGAAATGGGTAGTTACACCTTCAAAGGTATTAATCGTCTAGTGAAGGTTTATCAAACAAAAATGCAAGGTAATTCGTAA